A genomic segment from Juglans regia cultivar Chandler chromosome 14, Walnut 2.0, whole genome shotgun sequence encodes:
- the LOC109010970 gene encoding uncharacterized protein LOC109010970 has product MGNRDILPSLAANNLSKKRKALPIETMFRLPSPLPVWPKGQGFATGIMDLGGGLHVCQISTLDKVWATHEGGPDNFGATFFEPSRIPDGFSMLGCYSQPNNKPLFGWVLVGKDDGSSGALRKPLDYTLIWSSESSEIKRDGNGYVWLPIPPDGYKAIGQVVTNSPQKPFLDKIKCVRADLTDQCEADSWIWGLGKANNANVLNVYDVRPIIRGANAVGVSVGTFVAQLGGTASPLSIACLKNAKSNLSSMPNLMQIDALMRAYSPWVYFHPDEEFLPSSVRWFFVNGALLYHKGEESKPVPIEPNGSNLPQGGSNDGAYWLDLPVDAGAKERVKKGDLGNSQVYVHVKPMLGASFTDLAIWVFYPFNGSAKAKVEIVNVSLGKIGEHVGDWEHVTLRVSNFNGELQRVYFSEHSGGTWVEAYELEFQNGNKTVAYASLHGHALYSKAGLVLQGSKGSIGIRNDMGKSKMMMDTGGSYSVVAAEYLSSVIIEPPWLKYCRKWGPNISYDIADEIRKVEKALPGPFKSAFNRFVRGLPNEVLGEEGPTGPNMKNDWTEDEVS; this is encoded by the exons ATGGGGAATCGTGATATCCTCCCTTCTTTGGCTGCAAATAATCTCTCCAAGAAGAGAAAGGCTCTGCCCATTGAAACCATGTTCAGGCTTCCTTCTCCACTACCAGTTTGGCCAAAGG GGCAAGGATTTGCAACTGGAATTATGGATCTGGGAGGAGGACTACATGTGTGTCAAATATCAACCTTGGACAAAGTTTGGGCAACCCATGAAGGTGGCCCAGACAACTTCGGGGCTACGTTCTTTGAACCATCGCGAATAccagatggtttctctatgcTAGGTTGCTACAGTCAACCCAATAACAAGCCCTTATTTGGATGGGTTCTTGTAGGGAAAGATGATGGTTCAAGTGGAGCTTTAAGGAAGCCACTTGACTATACTCTTATTTGGAGCAGTGAGTCTTCCGAGATCAAGAGAGATGGCAATGGTTACGTGTGGCTACCAATTCCCCCCGATGGTTACAAAGCCATAGGCCAAGTGGTCACAAACTCTCCTCAAAAGCCATTCCTAGATAAAATCAAATGCGTTCGAGCTGACCTCACCGACCAGTGCGAGGCTGACTCGTGGATTTGGGGTCTAGGTAAGGCCAACAATGCCAATGTGCTCAATGTGTATGATGTAAGACCCATCATTAGGGGGGCCAATGCTGTTGGTGTCTCTGTGGGTACTTTTGTGGCCCAACTTGGTGGGACTGCCTCTCCTTTGTCTATAGCTTGTTTGAAGAATGCCAAGTCCAATCTTTCTTCTATGCCTAATCTAATGCAGATTGATGCATTAATGCGAGCTTATTCTCCTTGGGTGTATTTCCATCCAGATGAAGAGTTCCTTCCTTCTTCAGTGAGATGGTTTTTTGTGAATGGGGCATTATTGTATCATAAGGGGGAAGAGTCAAAGCCTGTTCCGATTGAACCCAATGGCTCGAACCTTCCCCAAGGTGGTTCAAACGATGGTGCCTACTGGTTGGACTTGCCTGTGGATGCAGGGGCCAAAGAGAGAGTCAAGAAAGGAGATCTAGGGAACTCCCAGGTTTATGTACACGTGAAACCCATGCTGGGTGCAAGTTTCACTGACTTAGCTATATGGGTGTTCTATCCATTTAATGGGTCTGCCAAGGCTAAGGTTGAGATCGTCAATGTCTCATTGGGGAAGATAGGTGAACATGTTGGTGATTGGGAGCATGTGACCCTAAGAGTAAGCAATTTCAATGGGGAGCTACAAAGGGTATACTTCTCGGAACACAGTGGAGGGACATGGGTGGAAGCTTATGAGCTTGAGTTTCAAAATGGTAATAAAACTGTGGCCTATGCATCTTTGCACGGGCATGCTTTGTATTCGAAGGCAGGACTTGTTTTGCAAGGAAGTAAGGGATCAATAGGAATAAGGAATGACATGGGGAAGAGCAAGATGATGATGGATACTGGTGGGAGCTATTCAGTAGTGGCAGCTGAGTATTTGAGTTCAGTTATTATTGAGCCACCTTGGCTCAAGTATTGTAGGAAATGGGGTCCGAACATTAGCTATGACATTGCGGATGAGATTAGGAAGGTGGAAAAAGCATTGCCTGGGCCATTCAAATCGGCTTTCAATCGATTTGTCAGAGGCCTACCGAATGAAGTCTTAGGTGAGGAGGGTCCTACGGGTCCCAACATGAAGAACGACTGGACCGAAGATGAAGTTTCATAA